The Culex quinquefasciatus strain JHB chromosome 2, VPISU_Cqui_1.0_pri_paternal, whole genome shotgun sequence genome contains the following window.
CTGAAACTTACTGATATTTGGCAATCAAATctgaagcaacatttgaaaggggcggtacgacattgcgcttacggcctttcattacacgtgttcaaatctggagttttgtttttgaaaaggtccaataaaccaaattttcagttttttgctttttgggtgttttttaataccctttACATAAGGCGGttgcaaaaacacccaaaaagcaaaaactggaaatttgttttattggacctttaaaaaaactcagaaATGGGAAAAAAGACCATAcaagcaatgtcgtaccgcccctttccaatgttgctccagaaaagcaatcataaatttaaattaccaGTAACCATGCGTTTCCATCATATTGGTAATGCTTTCCAGATCCAACAGATGGCGTTCTTTTTTGCAGAGTGCCATCTATTGGCAAACAGGCTGAAGCTTCGCTACACGGAAAACTAAAATTAAtctcaaatcaatttttaatcaacttttatgtttttagttTGTGCATCATCTAAACTCGAAACAGTTTCGTTACTGatgttaggctggtacaaattttatttaaagtttttgtccccccccccctttcaaagttgacccgaaaaatcagggggcaaaaatatattttttcaaaaaacttcgatatttttatgaaaatttaagtgcaattagttaaaatcaattaaaaagaaattcccctgcgtttataatcatttttagcatgtttggggtgatttaaaaatctttagaatttttgaaaattttcgatgtctactatcgctaaagttttttttcgctaaaatttttgttttcgtcaaattttacattttttgaaaacttttattgcaaaacaactgaactagtgtaaaatacattttaaaacactttttccatgcaaatgttgaaactatggcatgttattttaatattaatatttttttatttttttgccccccccctcgactccagccagagccgagggacaaaaacttttaaaaatatttgcatcggccttagaaTTTTATTCAATCAACCGAATATTGTTTGAttgattatttgtttttgtagttttttttctagttttattgCTTCAAACGGTTACTTGATATTAATTATTTCGTATTCGTATGTATGTAGATTTTAGATTATTcatgattatttatgatttatgaaatttggaaaacttttttttgtgaaataaattaaattttgggtTGGGTTCTggagtttgtttttaaaaaggtccaataaaccaaattttccattttagctttttgtttgtttttttttcaacacccctgactcaaggcagttttaaaaactcccaaaaagcaaaaactgaaaaccaaattttcattggaccttttctaaaaaaaactccagagttatttgtttttggtttggGTTTCGTCTGTTTCTCAGTGTAGTTGCAGCGTCAGCTGTCACGAACCAGAAACGTCAGTCGATTTGTTGACGTTCCACATCCACAGTTCCAATCTTATTCCAAATCGGTGTTCGTTCGAGAAGTTGCATTTTTCTTTCGGTTTTTACAGAAATTTACTGTTTTAAATAGGTAAAGTTTATCGTGATTAGCACTAAATTTAAAGGACCAAAATGTTGACCTTGAAAGACAGGCAGATTAGTaagtgttttgtgaaatttccgcTTTAATTGACTCCACTGAAATACGAACTTCCTTTTCCCAGATGCCATCAAGCAaatgctgaacctgaaccagccCCAAACGAAGGCCCTGGCGGCGGAACCCGTGTGGAAGATTCTGATTTACGACCGCATCGGGCAGGACATTATTTCGCCGCTGATTTCCATCCGGGAGTTGCGAGAGCTTGGCGTTACGTTGCATATGTAAGTTAGAGTTTGTTAAGGTTTCAGAGCAAGTAACTGATAATTTTGTCTTTCAGTCAGTTACATTCCGATCGGGACTCGATTCCGGACGTGCCGGCAATCTACTTCTGTGCCCCCACGGAGGAGAACCTAGGCCGGATTGCGCAGGACTTCCAGAACGGGCTGTACGACGTGTACCATTTGAACTTTATTTCACCGATTTCAAGACAGCGATTGGAGGATTTGGCGGCAGGTGCCCTGCAGGCGGGTTGCGTGGCCAACATCCACAAGGTGTACGATCAGTACGTAAACTTTATCACCCTGGAGGACGATATGTTTGTTCTGAAGCACCAGAATAGCGATTCGTTGTCGTATTATGGTAaggatttttgtgaaattcaagGCTTGTAGATCAGCATAAAGATGTTTTTCTTTTAGCGATCAACCGGGCAAACACGCAGGACTTTGAGATGGAGGGCATAATGGACAGTATCGTGGATAGTTTGTTCTCCGTATTTGTCACCCTCGGGAACGTCCCAATCATACGATGTCCAAAGAACAGTGCCGCCGAAATGGTCGCACGAAAGTTGGAGAAAAAGCTGCGCGAAAATCTTTGGGACGCTCGCAACAATCTGTTCCACATGGACGCCACCCAAACGGGCACCTTCAGCTTCCAACGCCCGCTGCTGATCCTCATGGATCGCAACGTGGACATGGCCACGCCCCTACATCACACGTGGACCTACCAAGCGCTAGCCCACGACGTGCTGGAACTGTCCCTCAACCGCGTTATCGTAGAAGACGACGCCGAAAAGGCCGCCGCCACCGGGGCAAAATCCAAGATGAAAGCATGCGATCTGGATTCCCGGGACAAGTTCTGGAGCTCGCACAAGGGAAGTCCCTTCCCGACGGTCGCGGAAGCCATCCAGGAAGAACTCGAGCAGTACCGGTCGTCCGAGGACGAAATCAAGAAGCTCCGCACGACGATGGGCATCGAGGGCGAAATGGACGTGGCCTTTTCGATGGTGAACGACAACACGGCCAAGCTGACGAACGCCGTCAATTCGCTGCCCCAGCTGATGGAGAAGAAGCGCCTAATTGATATGCACACGAAAATAGCCACCAACATCCTTAACTTTATCAAGTCCCGGAGGTTGGATTCGTTCTTCGAGCTGGAGGAGAAAATAATGTCCAAACAGGCGCTGGATCGGGCGCTGGTTGAGGTGATGAAGGATCCGGAGTTTGGGACGCCCGAGGACAAGATGCGACTGTTTATCATTTACTACATCTGCTCGAATGTGGCCGACGCCGAGTATCAGCGGTTGGAGCAGGTGCTGAAGGAGTGCGGGTGTGATCTGGCGCCGATGCCGTACGTGCAGCGGTGGAAGTGAGTACAGATTTCTTTAAAAGTTTTGAGATAACCcgcatctaaaaaaaatctaaaattcatcttgaaaaattatagttttttcttataAGCAACTTAACAATCAGCGGTTtc
Protein-coding sequences here:
- the LOC6036358 gene encoding protein sly1 homolog; amino-acid sequence: MLTLKDRQINAIKQMLNLNQPQTKALAAEPVWKILIYDRIGQDIISPLISIRELRELGVTLHIQLHSDRDSIPDVPAIYFCAPTEENLGRIAQDFQNGLYDVYHLNFISPISRQRLEDLAAGALQAGCVANIHKVYDQYVNFITLEDDMFVLKHQNSDSLSYYAINRANTQDFEMEGIMDSIVDSLFSVFVTLGNVPIIRCPKNSAAEMVARKLEKKLRENLWDARNNLFHMDATQTGTFSFQRPLLILMDRNVDMATPLHHTWTYQALAHDVLELSLNRVIVEDDAEKAAATGAKSKMKACDLDSRDKFWSSHKGSPFPTVAEAIQEELEQYRSSEDEIKKLRTTMGIEGEMDVAFSMVNDNTAKLTNAVNSLPQLMEKKRLIDMHTKIATNILNFIKSRRLDSFFELEEKIMSKQALDRALVEVMKDPEFGTPEDKMRLFIIYYICSNVADAEYQRLEQVLKECGCDLAPMPYVQRWKSIMKSTVTNPNQYEGSGTKTVSMFSKLVTQGSSFVMEGVKNLVVKRHNLPVTKITEQLMECRAGGELDDYLYLDPKLLKGGDVVPKNRAPFQDAIVFMVGGGNYIEYQNLVDFIKTKQTGNASRRIIYGASTLTNAKQFLKQLSLLGQEIGGA